A window of Gouania willdenowi chromosome 12, fGouWil2.1, whole genome shotgun sequence contains these coding sequences:
- the cercam gene encoding procollagen galactosyltransferase 2 isoform X2, with amino-acid sequence MEKPTSYAGELGPKHWPNSRYEYVMKLKQAALNFARKRWADYILYADTDNILTNPDTLNLLIAENKSVVAPMLHSQGAYSNYWCGITPQGYYRRTAEYFPTRQRHRLGCFPVPMVHSTVLLDLRKEGMKNLAFFPPHEDYSWPYDDIIVFAFSCRAAGVQMYLCNKERYGFLNVPAKPHHTLEDDRLNFVHVHLESMIDGPPMSPSRYIHMFPKQRDLMGFDEIYLINLRRRPDRRERMLFSLNELEIDVKVVDAVDGNALNSSDIKLLGVDLLPGYYDPFSGRTLTKGEVGCFLSHFFIWKEMVDLQMDKAMIFEDDVRFQANFKRRVIRLMEEVEQAELDWDIIYVGRKQVNPSKEEPVENVQNLVFADYSYWTLSYIISLQGAQKLLNAEPLSKMLPVDEFLPIMYDKHPNEDYMSHFPNRNLQAFSTRPLLVQPCHYAGDTEWVSDTETSTLWDDDSVRTDWRGSHKTLKGSAQVPEMLSSAYRDEL; translated from the exons ATGGAGAAGCCCAC GTCGTATGCTGGGGAGCTGGGCCCTAAACACTGGCCCAACAGCAGATATGAGTATGTCATGAAGCTGAAACAGGCTGCGCTCAACTTCGCCCGCAAACGCTGGGCCGACTACATCCTG TATGCAGACACAGACAACATTCTCACCAACCCTGATACCCTAAACCTGCTAATCGCAGAGAATAAGTCCGTCGTCGCTCCCATGTTGCACTCCCAGGGAGCGTACTCCAACTACTGGTGTGGGATAACCCCACAG GGATATTACCGCAGAACAGCAGAATACTTCCCCACCCGTCAGCGGCACAGACTGGGCTGCTTCCCAGTGCCGATGGTCCACAGCACCGTGCTGCTGGATCTGAGGAAGGAAGGGATGAAGAACTTGGCTTTCTTCCCTCCTCATGAGGACTACTCATGGCCTTATGATGACATCATTGTGTTTGCCTTCTCCTGTCGGGCCGCAG GGGTACAGATGTACCTGTGTAACAAGGAACGCTACGGCTTCCTCAACGTTCCTGCCAAACCTCACCACACGTTGGAGGATGATCGTCTCAACTTTGTCCATGTCCACCTGGAATCCATGA TTGATGGACCTCCCATGTCTCCGTCTCGctatatccacatgttcccaAAACAAAGAGATCTGATGGGATTTGATGAG atTTATTTGATCAACCTGCGGCGCCGCCCTGACCGTAGAGAAAGGATGTTGTTCTCTCTAAACGAACTGGAGATCGACGTCAAGGTGGTAGATGCTGTGGATGGGAA tgccCTCAACAGCAGCGACATTAAATTATTGGGCGTGGACTTGTTGCCGGGTTACTACGACCCGTTCTCAGGACGAACGCTGACCAAGGGGGAAGTGGGCTGCTTCCTCAGCCATTTCTTCATCTGGAAGGAG ATGGTGGACTTGCAGATGGACAAGGCCATGATCTTTGAAGACGACGTTCGTTTCCAGGCCAATTTTAAACGTCGAGTCATCAGATTAATGGAGGAAGTGGAGCAAGCAGAGCTGGACTGGGACATCAT CTATGTGGGGAGGAAGCAGGTGAATCCTAGCAAAGAGGAGCCGGTGGAGAATGTTCAGAATTTGGTGTTTGCCGACTACTCGTACTGGACTCTGTCCTACATCATCTCCCTGCAGGGAGCTCAGAAACTGCTTAATGCTGAGCCGCTTTCCAAGATGCTGCCTGTGGACGAGTTCCTCCCCATCATGTACGACAAGCATCCAAA TGAGGACTACATGTCCCACTTCCCCAACAGAAACCTACAAGCCTTCAGCACACGCCCCCTCCTGGTGCAGCCGTGCCACTACGCCGGAGACACAGAGTGGGTGAGCGACACGGAGACGTCGACCCTGTGGGATGACGATTCGGTGAGGACAGACTGGAGAGGCTCCCACAAGACTCTGAAAGGATCTGCACAGGTGCCAGAGATGCTGTCGTCTGCCTACAGGGATGAACTTTAG
- the cercam gene encoding procollagen galactosyltransferase 2 isoform X1, with product MILPFLLLFASFLPAKSYFSEEKYPEESRMQPPTVVIAILARNSAYSLPYYLGALERLNYPKHRISLWAATDHNSDNTTAILKEWLTVVQKFYHYVEWRPMEKPTSYAGELGPKHWPNSRYEYVMKLKQAALNFARKRWADYILYADTDNILTNPDTLNLLIAENKSVVAPMLHSQGAYSNYWCGITPQGYYRRTAEYFPTRQRHRLGCFPVPMVHSTVLLDLRKEGMKNLAFFPPHEDYSWPYDDIIVFAFSCRAAGVQMYLCNKERYGFLNVPAKPHHTLEDDRLNFVHVHLESMIDGPPMSPSRYIHMFPKQRDLMGFDEIYLINLRRRPDRRERMLFSLNELEIDVKVVDAVDGNALNSSDIKLLGVDLLPGYYDPFSGRTLTKGEVGCFLSHFFIWKEMVDLQMDKAMIFEDDVRFQANFKRRVIRLMEEVEQAELDWDIIYVGRKQVNPSKEEPVENVQNLVFADYSYWTLSYIISLQGAQKLLNAEPLSKMLPVDEFLPIMYDKHPNEDYMSHFPNRNLQAFSTRPLLVQPCHYAGDTEWVSDTETSTLWDDDSVRTDWRGSHKTLKGSAQVPEMLSSAYRDEL from the exons ATGATTCTTCCCTTTTTACTCCTTTTTGCCTCGTTTTTACCAGCTAAAAGCTACTTCTCGGAGGAAAAGTATCCCGAGGAGTCTCGAATGCAGCCTCCCACCGTGGTCATCGCGATCCTGGCCAGGAACTCCGCTTACTCCCTGCCTTACTACCTCGGAGCTCTGGAGAGACTCAACTACCCCAAACATCGCATCTCACTGTG GGCAGCCACAGATCACAACTCAGACAACACCACAGCGATACTAAAGGAATGGCTGACTGTCGTGCAGAAGTTCTATCATTACGTCGAGTGGAGACCGATGGAGAAGCCCAC GTCGTATGCTGGGGAGCTGGGCCCTAAACACTGGCCCAACAGCAGATATGAGTATGTCATGAAGCTGAAACAGGCTGCGCTCAACTTCGCCCGCAAACGCTGGGCCGACTACATCCTG TATGCAGACACAGACAACATTCTCACCAACCCTGATACCCTAAACCTGCTAATCGCAGAGAATAAGTCCGTCGTCGCTCCCATGTTGCACTCCCAGGGAGCGTACTCCAACTACTGGTGTGGGATAACCCCACAG GGATATTACCGCAGAACAGCAGAATACTTCCCCACCCGTCAGCGGCACAGACTGGGCTGCTTCCCAGTGCCGATGGTCCACAGCACCGTGCTGCTGGATCTGAGGAAGGAAGGGATGAAGAACTTGGCTTTCTTCCCTCCTCATGAGGACTACTCATGGCCTTATGATGACATCATTGTGTTTGCCTTCTCCTGTCGGGCCGCAG GGGTACAGATGTACCTGTGTAACAAGGAACGCTACGGCTTCCTCAACGTTCCTGCCAAACCTCACCACACGTTGGAGGATGATCGTCTCAACTTTGTCCATGTCCACCTGGAATCCATGA TTGATGGACCTCCCATGTCTCCGTCTCGctatatccacatgttcccaAAACAAAGAGATCTGATGGGATTTGATGAG atTTATTTGATCAACCTGCGGCGCCGCCCTGACCGTAGAGAAAGGATGTTGTTCTCTCTAAACGAACTGGAGATCGACGTCAAGGTGGTAGATGCTGTGGATGGGAA tgccCTCAACAGCAGCGACATTAAATTATTGGGCGTGGACTTGTTGCCGGGTTACTACGACCCGTTCTCAGGACGAACGCTGACCAAGGGGGAAGTGGGCTGCTTCCTCAGCCATTTCTTCATCTGGAAGGAG ATGGTGGACTTGCAGATGGACAAGGCCATGATCTTTGAAGACGACGTTCGTTTCCAGGCCAATTTTAAACGTCGAGTCATCAGATTAATGGAGGAAGTGGAGCAAGCAGAGCTGGACTGGGACATCAT CTATGTGGGGAGGAAGCAGGTGAATCCTAGCAAAGAGGAGCCGGTGGAGAATGTTCAGAATTTGGTGTTTGCCGACTACTCGTACTGGACTCTGTCCTACATCATCTCCCTGCAGGGAGCTCAGAAACTGCTTAATGCTGAGCCGCTTTCCAAGATGCTGCCTGTGGACGAGTTCCTCCCCATCATGTACGACAAGCATCCAAA TGAGGACTACATGTCCCACTTCCCCAACAGAAACCTACAAGCCTTCAGCACACGCCCCCTCCTGGTGCAGCCGTGCCACTACGCCGGAGACACAGAGTGGGTGAGCGACACGGAGACGTCGACCCTGTGGGATGACGATTCGGTGAGGACAGACTGGAGAGGCTCCCACAAGACTCTGAAAGGATCTGCACAGGTGCCAGAGATGCTGTCGTCTGCCTACAGGGATGAACTTTAG